Below is a genomic region from Actinoallomurus bryophytorum.
TCATCACCAGCAGTCGCGAGGATCTCGCCGATTTGACTGCTTCATGGGAGACCATCAGAACGTTCGCTCTCTCGCAACAGGAGTCTCTCAACCTGATTGGAAAAGTGATAGACGAAAAATGGACCTGAAAAGGCTCGTTTGGCGCAAGTCAACCCGCAGCGCCGACCAGGGCAACTGCGTCGAGATCGCCGTCGTCGACTGAGCATTTCCGCTGAACGACGTCCCTTGCCACTCCCCTGGGGAAGCCCCGCCTGGGTGGCCTCAGGCCGGAGTCGTGGCCGACGCGCACCATGACCAGAGGGTGCGCTGGCTGCGACCCCCAGTGAGCGCTAGGGTCGTGGCATGTCCAGTGGTGATCGCTTGCTCCTGATCCTTCATGTCGGCTTCGCGATCTTCGCACTCGGGCCGATAACGGCCGCGACCATGGCGACGCCTCGCTATATCCGTCGTGCCGACGCGTCGGTCGTGCGCTATCTCAACCGTGCGACCCGGATCTACGGGCTGCTGACGCTGGGTATCTTCCTGTTCGGCCTGCTGCTGGCCCACGGGAAGTTCAACCAGGTGTGGCTGACGGCGTCGATGACGCTGTTCATCGTCGCGTTCGTGCTGCTGCTGCTGATCGAGCGCGACCAGCGCAAGGCTCTGCACAAGATCGAGCTGTCCGACGCCGAGCGGGGTGCCGCGGCGCCCGCCGAGACGCCGCCCCCGGTGCAGACGCCGCCCCCCGCCCAGACCGCGCCGGCCGACAAGCCGGTCGCCGGTACGGAGACCAAGGTCGACACCGGCGACGCCGCGAAGGCCGAGACCCCGGCGCCGGAGCCGAAAAAGGCCCCGGCGC
It encodes:
- a CDS encoding DUF397 domain-containing protein, which translates into the protein MDLKRLVWRKSTRSADQGNCVEIAVVD